The Hyalangium ruber DNA window GGCGGCGCTCTTCTACTCCCTCATCGAGACAGCGCGGCTGCGCGGTGAGGACCCCGGCCACTACCTGCGGCGCGCTGCGCTCGCTGCCATCGAGAACCCGGGCACCGTCACGCTGCCGAAGGCCCAGAGCTGACCACTGCTCCCGCCGTGCGGCCCGGGCGGGTCTGCTCCGTGTCAGGACGGGGCACGGCGAGGACTTACCCTTCAGGTACGCCACCACTCTCAGCCTGCGAGTGGTTTCCGGACCAGCGCCTCAGCGGCGAGGATGCACACTCAAGGGGGCTTCACGGTGGGCAATTCCTACGCGTCGTTCATGGAGAACCTGCGCGGGCGGCTGAAGCCGGGGATGAACGCGGACTTCGTGGCGCTCTCGGTGGATCCGGTGGACGCACAGCCGACGGATCTGCTCACGGCCCAGGTGCGGATCACCGTGGTGGGCGGAGACCTAGTCTACAACGCCGCGCCCTGAAGGGTGGAGTGGGCTTGCCGTGGTTCCTGGAAGCACGCCACACTGGCTCTCGCCGCCTTTGTGGCCCCTGTTGCCAGGGAGAGAGACAGGAATGGGCCGTCGTCATCCCAGCACCGAGAGTACCCTCCCGCTCACCGGCCCAGATGGAAAGCCCCTCGAAAGCCCATCCCCCTCGCCGGAAAAGAAGCTCGACGGCAGCTTGGTGCCACAAGCGGACAAGCCGGACCGCATCCTCCAACTCGTTGAGCGCATCAGTAAGGGCCTTCCCATCGACGCAGAAGGACTCGGGATCGCACCGCGACAGGTGGATTACTACACTCAGGCGGCGCAAATACTCGGGCTGGTCTCGTCAAAGAACCGCTTGCGAGCAGCGGGGCGCGTGCTGCTCACCCTCGATGACCGAGCACGCCGAGCACGCTTGGCACTCGCTTTCGAGAACAGTGAGTGTGGACGAGCCTGGGCGAATTGGTACGGAGCGCCCAACCTCGTCTCAGTACGGCGTCAGAGCGCGAAGAAGTTCATCCTCAAAGCAGTGACTCTCCATGGCGAGACTGTTGGCCGCCGGGCCTCCACGCTGAAGCTGTGGATGCAGGCTTGGATGCCGTTCCATCCTGCTGTGAACCGAGAAACGGGCATTCACCAGGGAACCAGGAAGTCCCAAGCGCTAGGGCACATCGCCGTGCTTGACAGCGGCGAGTCAAGGCGTGTCGTCCAGGCCCTCGGTCCAGGAACAGCGCTGCTGCGGTGTGCAACGGCCTATCTCTCCGTCGGTGGCTACGAGCTGCTTGTCGAGCCACTCAGTGGGGCCGAGTTGCGCCTACTCGTAGGGTCCGAGTCCACCTTCGAGAGTGTGGGGCAGATCCTTGAGCGCTTTCGGCAGAGCATCACGGCAGGCTCGCCAACACCCGCGAAGGAGAACGCCATCCGCGAACTTCACCGCGGTGTCGTCACCGGGCGCGTGAAGGTCAAGATCTTCGAGCCGCGCTACAAGTCGCAGCTGCACGCCAAGGTCTATCTTTTCGACGAGTACGCGATCTACGTCACGTCAGCGAACCTGTCGAAGGGGGGCCTGCAGTCGAACATCGAATGTGGCTACGTCGTCCACGAGCGCGAAGCCATCGACTACTACCGCGAGCGCTTCGACGACCTATTCGAGCGTGCAACGCAATGGACTCAAGAGGTGCTTCGTGCGCTCGAAGAGAGCTGGGTCTTCGAGTCGCTCACGACCCCCTATCTGCTCTACCTACGGGTGTTGACGGAGTTGTTTCCGAAGATTCCCCACCTCTCCAAGGAGACTCCCCGGCGGCTCGCGGACTACCAGGAGCCGATCGTCGGCGCGGTACTGCACGCCCTCCGCGAGTTGCGTGGAGCGCTCCTGGTCTCGCCAACAGGCACCGGCAAAACCGTCATGGCGTGCTACGTCGCCAAGGTGCTCACCTTGCAGCACGATGTGCAGCGAATCATCGTCGTCTGCCCGAATCCGCGTCTCCGGCGCAGCTGGGAGGACGAATTCGATCGGTTTGGCCTCCACCCCAAAGTCGTCACCCACGGCATCGTCCAGGGAAAAGGAGAGCCCGCCGAAGGGAAAGATGAGCGCGTCCGCCGGCTCCTCAGCAACGCCAAAGAGACAGATCTCGTCATCGTCGATGAATGTCACGCCTTCAGGAACCAGGAGACCAACGGCTTCGAGACCCTGCATCAGTTCGTGGGTCACCGCGAGGACTCCCACACGCCCCGCCTGCTGCTTCTCTCGGCGACTCCCATGAGCAAGAGCCTGGAAGATCTAAACGCGTTGCTGCAGCTGGTCTCCGAGCCACCACTCCAAAAGATCGATGACATCCTGAAGGCGCGCCGGGTTGTGAATGTTACCCTCCCATTCATCATCCAGCACTTCGGTACCAATGAACGAGGCAAGCGTGGGACTGGACTCCGGTTCGGAAAAGAGTTGCGCCACTTTGGCGTGATCCGGATTCGACCCTTCTCGTACCCCTCACCGGCCCAGCAGGCGTTCGAGTACATCTCCAAGATGAGCTTCCACTTCCGGAGGGCTCCCTCCGCGGCAGAACGGAGGCGCATCGTGGGGGATGATGCGCCCGCCTTGGGAGATATGGCCGCGTCAGCAGGCCTTCTCAGGCTCACCTTGATGAGAAGAGCCGAGAGCAGCCCTCGTGCCCTCCAGAAGACCCTCGAGTACCTCCTGGAGGTGTACGAAGACTTGCTCATCCCTGCGGATCAGGAAGCCTTCAATGCGAGCCTGCATGACCTGCTGCGACTGACAGCTCCTCCTCTTGAGGACACAAAGCTGGCTGAACTCGTGCGCGCACTCCAGGAGCGAGCTGCAGGCCAAAGGGTCCTAGTGTTTTCTCTGTGGACCGATACGGTGGAATACCTAAAGGAGGCTCTGAGCAGGGCGCTGCCCCATGAGAGAATCGAGTCACTGACAGGGCGCCTCTCGACAAAGGAGCGTGGGAAGCTGATCCGGCGGTTTGCCCCCACTGCTCAGGGACGTTCACGCAGAGCCCGAAGCGACGATATTGACATTCTCATCGCTACGGACGCCATTGCAGAGGGCGAGAACCTTCAAGACGCGGCCGTCGTTGTCAACTA harbors:
- a CDS encoding amidohydrolase family protein — encoded protein: MHTQGGFTVGNSYASFMENLRGRLKPGMNADFVALSVDPVDAQPTDLLTAQVRITVVGGDLVYNAAP
- a CDS encoding helicase-related protein, with product MGRRHPSTESTLPLTGPDGKPLESPSPSPEKKLDGSLVPQADKPDRILQLVERISKGLPIDAEGLGIAPRQVDYYTQAAQILGLVSSKNRLRAAGRVLLTLDDRARRARLALAFENSECGRAWANWYGAPNLVSVRRQSAKKFILKAVTLHGETVGRRASTLKLWMQAWMPFHPAVNRETGIHQGTRKSQALGHIAVLDSGESRRVVQALGPGTALLRCATAYLSVGGYELLVEPLSGAELRLLVGSESTFESVGQILERFRQSITAGSPTPAKENAIRELHRGVVTGRVKVKIFEPRYKSQLHAKVYLFDEYAIYVTSANLSKGGLQSNIECGYVVHEREAIDYYRERFDDLFERATQWTQEVLRALEESWVFESLTTPYLLYLRVLTELFPKIPHLSKETPRRLADYQEPIVGAVLHALRELRGALLVSPTGTGKTVMACYVAKVLTLQHDVQRIIVVCPNPRLRRSWEDEFDRFGLHPKVVTHGIVQGKGEPAEGKDERVRRLLSNAKETDLVIVDECHAFRNQETNGFETLHQFVGHREDSHTPRLLLLSATPMSKSLEDLNALLQLVSEPPLQKIDDILKARRVVNVTLPFIIQHFGTNERGKRGTGLRFGKELRHFGVIRIRPFSYPSPAQQAFEYISKMSFHFRRAPSAAERRRIVGDDAPALGDMAASAGLLRLTLMRRAESSPRALQKTLEYLLEVYEDLLIPADQEAFNASLHDLLRLTAPPLEDTKLAELVRALQERAAGQRVLVFSLWTDTVEYLKEALSRALPHERIESLTGRLSTKERGKLIRRFAPTAQGRSRRARSDDIDILIATDAIAEGENLQDAAVVVNYDLPWTPLSLIQRVGRVDRPTKQVRTIEVLNFYPGDDLFERLVRLRQSLGQRSKLYDKLSRTQVVDEYERDLSRMDENDIGLVRDFYTGALDFEQLRREYSRVPTSMYLLDRAEALKRDIHRANTLSFGVRSCKSGPRAGVFALLRVRTELRCIFWPADGSAPEESPTPLSHDELLRYIKASPETVLAAEPTSPKLELWELVRQWAEEKKLKDDEVTVICAETIVPENMDGSFLSGGAGRNLSDK